Proteins found in one Misgurnus anguillicaudatus chromosome 3, ASM2758022v2, whole genome shotgun sequence genomic segment:
- the LOC129445093 gene encoding CD48 antigen-like, which yields MKMSRGCCYMLQVVLFIAVSGVVVDEKKIVGNEVRFKPDKTPLKDSSITWKYTRGSDVIKVIEWDNDFQTLESLNPKFKDRVELDRPTGELTIKDLQLNDTGSYSIEINNKEEKRISLVVKEGVTKPKLEHEETKENPNVLYLNCNIIPISQYNENIKWICSEGKNPLIPNPAKGKQGESITISRTENPDVCCNCTLFNEVDEKTSNTLCMKDLPASSGGLGGGAIGGIVFSVIFIIIGIILFVLYHLHDYFHKPQPSGNDLERTKGKYNPIA from the exons GTGTGGTGGTGGATGAGAAGAAGATAGTGGGCAATGAAGTTCGTTTTAAACCTGACAAAACACCTCTTAAAGACAGCAGCATCACATGGAAATATACGAGAGGTTCTGATGTGATAAAGGTGATTGAATGGGACAATGACTTTCAGACTTTAGAAAGTCTGAATCCTAAATTCAAGGATCGTGTAGAACTCGATAGGCCCACTGGAGAACTCACTATAAAAGATTTACAGCTGAATGATACTGGAAGCTATTCCATTGAGATCAACAATAAAGAGGAGAAAAGAATCAGCTTGGTTGTTAAAG AGGGTGTCACCAAACCAAAATTAGAACACGAGGAAACAAAAGAGAACCCTAATGTATTATATTTGAACTGTAATATAATACCTATATCACAATATAATGAAAATATCAAGTGGATTTGTTCAGAAGGAAAAAATCCACTTATCCCAAATCCGGCAAAGGGAAAACAAGGAGAGTCCATAACAATCAGTAGAACCGAGAACCCAGATGTCTGCTGCAACTGTACACTCTTCAATGAAGTGGATGAGAAAACCAGCAATACGCTCTGTATGAAAGATCTACCTG CTTCTTCAGGAGGTCTCGGTGGAGGAGCTATCGGTGGGATTGTATTTAGTGTCATCTTTATCATCATCGGCATCATTCTCTTCGTCTTGTACCACTTACATGACTACTTTCATA aACCTCAACCAAGTGGCAATGATTTGGAAAGGACAAAAGGTAAATATAACCCCATCGCTTGA
- the LOC129445100 gene encoding sodium/potassium-transporting ATPase subunit alpha-1, producing the protein MGFGTGTDEYKLAATSEDGVKKIKKGKKKQKDMEELKKEVELEDHKLTLEELHRKYGTDLSKGLSAYQAKEILARDGPNSLTPPVTTPEWVKFCRQLFGGFQTLLWIGAFLCFFAYSIQAISVEEPANDNLYLGLVLAFVVTVNGCFSYYQEAKSSRIMESFKNLIPQQALVIRDGEKKIINAEEVVVGDLVEVKGGDRVPADLRVISAHGCKVDNSSLTGESEPQSRTPEFTSENPLETRNIAFFSTNCVEGTANGVVINTGDRTVMGRIASLASSLEGGQTPIAREIEHFIHIITGVAVFLGVTFLILSVILGYSWLEGVIFLIGIIVANVPEGLPATVTVCLTLTAKRMAKKNCLVKNLEAVETLGSTSTICSDKTGTLTQNRMTVAHMWFDNQIHIADTTENQSGATFDRTSSTWAALARVAGLCNRAVFEADQGNLPVLKRKTAGDASESALLKCIELCCGSVTEMRDKYTKLAEIPFNSTNKYQLSIHKNPNSSESKHLLVMKGAPERILDRCSTILIEGKQQPLDDEMRDSFQNAYLELGGLGERVLGFCHFSLPDDQFPEGFPFDSDNVNFPTENLCFVGLMSLIDPPRAAVPDAVAKCRSAGIKVIMVTGDHPITAKAIARGVGIISEGNETVEDIAARLKISVEEVNPRDAKACVVHGGELKTMTSEQLDEILQYHTEIVFARTSPQQKLIIVEGCQRQGAIVAVTGDGVNDSPALKKADIGVAMGIAGSDVSKQAADMILLDDNFASIVTGVEEGRLIFDNLKKSIAYTLTSKIPEMSPFLMFVLVGIPLPLGTVTILCIDLGTDMVPAISLAYETAESDIMKREPRNAQTDRLVNERLISMSYGQIGMMQAVGGFFTYFVILAENGFLPWDLVGIRVGWEDRFVNDLEDSYGQEWTYERRKIVEYTCHTAFFTSIVIVQWTDLLICKTRRLSILQQGMKNKVLSFGLFEETALAAFLSYCPGMDVAVRMYPMKPMWWFCAFPYSLLIFIYDEVRKYIIRQNPGGWVELETYY; encoded by the exons GAAGACCACAAGTTAACTTTGGAAGAACTTCATCGGAAATACGGTACTGACCTGAGCAAA GGTTTGTCAGCTTACCAAGCCAAAGAGATCTTAGCTCGCGATGGACCAAACAGCCTGACTCCACCTGTTACAACTCCAGAATGGGTGAAGTTCTGCAGGCAGCTCTTTGGTGGATTTCAAACACTGCTGTGGATTGGTGCTTTTCTTTGCTTCTTTGCATATTCAATCCAGGCCATCTCAGTAGAAGAACCAGCAAATGATAAT CTGTATCTTGGACTCGTGCTTGCTTTTGTGGTGACCGTCAATGGGTGCTTCTCGTACTATCAAGAGGCCAAAAGCTCCAGGATCATGGAATCTTTCAAGAACCTTATCCCTCAG CAAGCACTAGTTATTCGTGATGGAGAGAAAAAGATCATCAACGCTGAGGAAGTAGTTGTCGGTGATCTGGTGGAGGTCAAAGGTGGAGACAGAGTCCCAGCTGACCTTCGTGTCATCTCTGCACATGGGTGCAAG GTGGACAACTCCTCCCTTACTGGTGAATCTGAGCCCCAGAGTCGAACCCCTGAGTTCACCAGTGAAAACCCTCTGGAGACGAGAAACATTGCATTCTTCTCTACCAACTGTGTTGAAG GTACTGCCAATGGTGTTGTCATCAACACTGGTGACCGCACTGTTATGGGTCGCATTGCCTCACTTGCCTCCAGCCTGGAAGGTGGACAGACACCAATTGCTAGAGAGATTGAACACTTCATTCACATCATCACTGGTGTAGCTGTGTTCCTGGGTGTGACCTTCCTAATTCTCTCAGTGATTCTTGGCTACAGTTGGTTGGAAGGGGTCATTTTCCTTATTGGCATCATTGTCGCTAATGTACCTGAGGGTCTCCCTGCAACTGTAACT GTTTGTCTGACTCTGACCGCCAAACGTATGGCAAAGAAGAATTGTCTGGTGAAGAATCTTGAAGCTGTGGAGACTCTTGGCTCAACCTCCACCATCTGCTCTGACAAGACTGGAACGTTAACCCAGAACAGAATGACTGTGGCTCACATGTGGTTTGACAACCAGATTCATATTGCAGACACAACAGAGAACCAAAGTGGAGCCACGTTTGACCGAACATCTTCTACATGGGCAGCTCTTGCACGCGTCGCTGGACTGTGCAACCGAGCTGTTTTCGAAGCTGACCAAGGCAATCTGCCAGTCCTTAAG CGAAAAACAGCTGGTGATGCATCAGAGTCTGCTCTGCTGAAGTGTATTGAGCTTTGCTGTGGTTCAGTCACTGAAATGAGAGACAAGTACACAAAGCTTGCTGAGATCCCTTTCAACTCCACCAACAAATATCAG CTCTCAATCCACAAGAATCCCAATTCTTCTGAGTCTAAGcacctgctggtgatgaaaggaGCTCCTGAGAGAATCTTGGATCGATGCTCCACTATTCTGATTGAAGGAAAACAACAACCTCTGGATGATGAAATGAGAGATTCGTTCCAAAATGCTTATTTAGAACTCGGAGGACTTGGAGAAAGAGTGTTGG GTTTCTGCCACTTTAGCCTTCCTGATGACCAGTTTCCTGAAGGGTTTCCATTTGATTCTGATAATGTGAACTTCCCAACTGAgaatctgtgttttgttggcctCATGTCCTTGATTGACCCTCCTCGTGCCGCTGTACCAGATGCTGTTGCCAAATGCAGAAGTGCTGGAATCAAG GTTATCATGGTTACTGGTGACCATCCAATTACAGCTAAAGCTATTGCAAGGGGTGTCGGCATCATCTCTGAAGGCAACGAGACTGTGGAAGATATTGCAGCTCGGCTAAAAATCTCTGTTGAGGAGGTTAATCCAAG AGATGCTAAAGCTTGCGTGGTCCATGGTGGAGAATTGAAGACTATGACCTCAGAACAGCTGGATGAGATCCTCCAATACCACACTGAAATCGTGTTTGCCAGAACTTCTCCACAACAAAAACTGATCATAGTGGAAGGTTGTCAGCGACAG GGTGCCATCGTAGCTGTAACAGGTGATGGTGTGAATGACTCTCCTGCTCTGAAGAAGGCTGATATTGGTGTGGCTATGGGTATTGCTGGATCTGATGTATCCAAACAGGCCGCTGACATGATTCTGCTGGACGACAACTTTGCCTCAATCGTCACTGGAGTAGAAGAAG GCCGCTTGATCTTTGACAACTTGAAGAAGTCTATTGCCTACACTCTGACAAGTAAGATCCCGGAGATGTCACCTTTCCTGATGTTTGTCCTTGTTGGTATTCCTCTTCCATTGGGCACAGTCACCATTCTTTGTATTGACCTGGGCACTGACATGGT TCCTGCAATCTCACTGGCCTATGAAACAGCTGAAAGTGACATCATGAAGAGAGAACCCAGAAACGCTCAAACAGACAGGCTGGTGAACGAGCGGTTAATCAGTATGAGCTACGGTCAGATCG GTATGATGCAAGCAGTTGGAGGGTTCTTTACCTACTTTGTAATACTTGCTGAGAATGGATTCCTACCCTGGGATCTGGTAGGAATTAGAGTCGGTTGGGAAGACAGATTTGTCAATGATCTTGAAGACAGCTATGGCCAGGAGTGG ACGTATGAGCGCAGAAAGATCGTGGAGTACACCTGTCACACAGCGTTCTTCACCAGCATTGTAATCGTGCAGTGGACTGACTTACTCATCTGTAAAACCAGAAGACTTTCAATCCTACAGCAGGGAATGAA AAACAAAGTCCTCTCCTTTGGACTGTTTGAAGAAACTGCTCTGGCTGCTTTCCTGTCCTACTGCCCGGGAATGGACGTGGCTGTCAGAATGTATCCCATGAA ACCAATGTGGTGGTTCTGTGCTTTCCCATACTCACTGCTTATCTTCATCTATGATGAAGTCAGAAAATACATCATCAGACAGAACCCAGgag GCTGGGTGGAACTAGAAACATACTACTAA